One stretch of Nitrosococcus watsonii C-113 DNA includes these proteins:
- a CDS encoding DUF4136 domain-containing protein produces MSKICKKFGVIVLMIALASACATTIKGRSDYNPAVNFADYHTFSWIGDSPLISAPSGMNPINVQRIMDEIRHDLTAKGYRFVHDQTEADFVVSFTIGTRDKINIDSYPAAYGGYWGWGGRYYGGTGMMATDVETYTEGVLAIDIFDVATHQPAWHGWAAEPITNSVRENPSPVIAEAVAAILSNFPPQQAGS; encoded by the coding sequence ATGTCCAAGATCTGCAAAAAATTTGGCGTCATCGTGTTGATGATAGCGCTGGCCAGCGCCTGCGCGACGACGATTAAGGGCAGGAGCGATTATAATCCGGCGGTTAATTTCGCTGACTACCACACTTTTTCATGGATAGGGGATAGCCCTCTCATCAGCGCGCCGTCGGGCATGAATCCGATCAACGTACAGCGTATTATGGATGAGATCAGGCACGATCTGACCGCCAAGGGCTATCGTTTCGTCCACGATCAGACTGAGGCGGATTTTGTCGTCAGCTTCACGATCGGCACGCGGGATAAGATCAATATTGACTCATACCCAGCTGCTTATGGTGGCTACTGGGGCTGGGGCGGGCGTTACTATGGCGGTACGGGGATGATGGCGACGGATGTCGAAACCTATACCGAGGGTGTGCTAGCCATCGATATCTTCGATGTTGCTACCCACCAGCCAGCTTGGCATGGGTGGGCGGCGGAGCCGATTACGAACTCAGTACGTGAAAATCCAAGCCCGGTTATTGCGGAGGCAGTCGCGGCGATTCTCTCGAATTTCCCGCCGCAGCAAGCAGGCAGCTAA